The genome window TTTAGCTTGTAATTTGTTAATACACTTAAGTATGATATCTGGTCACCACAATATAATtggttcaaggatttgattgcatAACTTCTGGTTGAGCAGCAACACATAATAAGGAACCAAGAAGCAGATGCAGCATTTCCCCCCCTGTAATTTGTTGCTGACAAGTCTGTCGTATTTGAAATCAGTCTGCATGCCCCAAATCAGAAGCTGCGGGAGACGATTGTTCCTAGCGCCAAGTCTTACCCCTTGGGAGCACTAATGGATGACTGCAAGAGTTACTTCCTTGAAACTGGGCGCAGGGTATCCTTCGAGTACACTCTGCTAGGTATCAGATGATTCTATCTTTTTCAGGAGAAAATATTACTCATCGACAGTACTAACATGGCTAGAGTGGATTTCGTGGCCAGCTGGGATTAACGATGAAAAGGAGCATGCCGAAGAGCTAGCAGAACTACTTCGTATGTGTGGAGGTGGTTACCATGTGAACCTGATTCCCTATAACCCAATTGAAGGCTCCGAGTACAAGAGACCTTACAGAAAAGTGGTATGCGTGCTTTATGTCCTATAACAAACAAATAGAAACTATTATTTCGTAACCAGTTACTGATCTTATTTACACTATTATACTGCAAATTAGGTCCAAGCCTTTGTTGATGCTTTAGAAGCACGCAAGATAACCGTTAGCGTTCGACGGACCCGTGGGCTTGACGCTAACGCAGCCTGTGGGCAGCTGAGGAATGAGTTTCAGAAGAATCCACTACTTGAGATTGAACCGTCACCCTCCACAGAGCGGACCCTCGTAGCTGCTTAATTGAAACACCTATCAGGTTGATGCAGCATGTTCAAGCATACGGAATCGTCATTTAATTTATGGGGACATTAGGTGTTGTAAAGTGACAGCAAGTTATGCATAACGCTAGAGAATTTTGGAACGTTCTGTCCGTGCCCATCTGATGTCATGAGTGGCAATTACGGAATTACCACACTTGTCTCAGATATTATAAACCCATCTTTGTTACAGAAAGTCACCAGAAATGAACTCCTACTGTCCATGATCTGTTGCATTCACAACATTGACACTGGCCTTTTAAACTGAACGCTTATGATTCATGAAGCTACTCTGTTTCTGTTTGGAGACCCTGGGCAAACAACATCAAATCTTCTCCCCCCGCCGGTGGAGCTGCTGCAGAGACGAGGGATGAGAAGCACAGCAGGAGCAGGTCTGAGGTCTCTCGTCATTGATATATGCAAAGCCATCCAGGGCAATCTCTTGGGCGAGAGGAGGCTCAGCCGTTGGTTGCTGCGGGGTCGCGACTCTTGGGGCGGACGGCCATGGCTTTTTTTTTCTCGGGCACATGAGAGCTTTTTTTTTCCCTGGGCACATGGGTGGCGATCTAGTTTTGCTTCGGTACTGTGGTTTCGTACTTTAGTTGGCTGCGAGAAGCCGAAAGTTTTGTACCAAGGCTTTGTATCCTCTTGATGTAATGTACTTGGTAACTTTAATATAAGCTTTCTTTATAAAAAAAAATCCAGGGCAATCTCACCTCAGGCTCCGCTGAAAAAGGATTAGCTCGTCTCAAGAGAAAAGAGGATGACTACCAGCTTACTGCAATAACCACACTAACTACTACCAGGAACCAAGCTCTGATGGCTTCCCTGCAAAGTAGATGCATGTTTCGTTCGTTGCCGTCTTTTAAACTCTCTTTAAGTTCCATTTGTGTTTTAAAAAATATGGCTAAGTATCCATTAGGGTGTTCaaataacttttattgttttttaaATATTCTAGGCTTCAATTTAATCATTAGAAGCTTTTTGACGTGCTTTCAAGAGTTTAAAAGCTCTGAATTTTGCTTCAAACCAAGGTATGATGACTCTGGAAATTGAAACAGACTGTAAGTGTCTTTGAGATGCCCTCACATCGAATGATTGGGATGATTCACATGATGGAGTGATTATTAGGGAGCTTAAGTTCCTGATTTTGTCATGTTTCAATGATGTTAAGGTGTTGTTTGCGCCTAGAATGTGTAACAAGGTAGCACATCATCTTGCTACTATTGGTTCTGATAGTCAAGAGTTGATTTGGATGTATAATTTTTCAGACGTTGTATCAGATTTGGTCGCCAGcgatttaggccctgtttgggagaGCTTCACTTCAAAAATTTCAATTTTGTTTGAACTTCTTCGACCCAAACAGGTCTAGCTCCACGAGCTTTAGTTTTAAAAAAAATCGAAACTAGAGGCCCGTTTCATAAAATTCATGAAGGTCCTTAGAGGGTGCTTCAAAAACACTGTTTTTATATCTCCTCATGAAGCTGTACAAAAATTACCCACCATACCACTGGTTACGCAACATACAACTTCCGTTCTCTCTGGTGACAACACACTAATCATCAAGGGTAATCAAGGAAACCCACACAAATCAATTGTACTATATAAGTTGGAGTCCATATACAAACCAAACGCTCCTAGAACTCACCTTAATAATTTGATGGAGCTGTTTTATAGTAAAACTGGAAAACCAAAGCTGAAGCATTTGAAGTAAAGCTCTCTCAAACAGGCCCTTAATGCTGTGTGAAGGTtaatgaagttttcaaattgcTATAAAAAAGAGTTATAAATGTTTTATTGGAGTTTTGTTGTACTAATATATATCTAAGACTTTTCTTGAAATTAGTTATTTTCTATGGTTCAAAAACCTTATTATAATTTTTAACTAAAAAGGCAAGAAAAGATCTTAAAAATTACTTCTAACTAGGCTGGGGAGGTTATTTAAAATGATTTTACGAGTTGAGATTCAAATCAAACACAAAAATACATACGACTGAGCCTTTCTTAAGGTTTTGGCCCATGCATTACAAGAAAGCCCAACCCAAGAGCCGACGACATCCTTTGGTTCCTTTCCCCTTGCCCTTGCACGACGAGAAGGGACAAGGATAAATGACGTGTTTTTTTTTCTCGTTTCCCCCCAAAAGAATTTTGAACTCCAGGCTCCTCTTCTTCTCCAACGCCTACCGCGGTGCCACCCCGCAGCAGCCAATGGCGGATGCCGCCGCCGATCTGCGCCGGAGGATGAAGGAGCAGCGCGCCGCCATCCAGCGGCGGTTCATCGACTCCCGGAACtgggccgccgccgcctcctcggcCTTCAGTGCCGCCCTCCTCGAGGCGCGCTCCATCGCCAACCAGACCGTCTCCAACCGAGGCATATCAacctcttcgcccccacttttgtTTTTTTACCTGTTTCGGCTTCGCCCTCGATCTATGGTTTAGTCATCATGATGGATCAGCCAGGTCCATAGTGTGTTGTATTCCGTGGGGAGCCAACATCCAATCCACCACATAGGCTCCTAGAACCAGTCCACGTTTCTACCAGGGAAGCTCGATTCTGCCTGACACAACCCCACCTACTAGTACTATGTTGGACTTGTACTCACTCAGTGGCACCTGCCTAGTAGTAGTACCCATTTCTTGCTAAAGGTGTTCTCTCAACGTGGCCGTTCTCAATTCATCCAGACCTTATAGCACCTCATCAATTTGACAAATAGCACTGGTCGTTGCCTTTCAGTACAACAGTTGCCATTAGCATATTATCTATATCTAGTTGTTTAAGCTCAATATTATTTGCAAAATTACTTTACTCGTATTTGTGTTTTTGGAATGCCAGCAAAACTCAGCGAACAAAAACAACATCTCCGGAAGTTAGAATCAGATCTAGCACAGGCCCTCTCCGGTGAGCACAACTGCACAAGCATTTCCATGCGACTGCATCTGTTATGTAATTATAGTGAAATGTATCATCATCGTTCATTTCATTTTGTCACTCTTATACATGCTAACAGTATCTCACTTGTGCTAATTTTCTGTTCTTTCTATTGTTTGGTTCCAAACTTGCCCCCGGGTTTCTTTATCAATCTCATCTCATGGAAGTTTTCTTCACTGCAGTCCAAACAAGCAGAAGGTCAAAACATAATCTCATGACTGAGTCGATTTTAAAAACCACTGCAACAAATGAGCAGCTCACACACTTGGTTACGGGTCGTAGGGCTACAAGAGATGAATGCATGAATGCCATATCAATTCAACTCAAAGGTAATTGTAGTTACTTATTAGTGATTATACAGTCAACAAGTTACCATTTGTGGTATTCAGCTTTCAGTCATTTTTTCCCTTCTAAACCACATATTTGAATCCTTGTGATTCTTTATCACCGTACGTCAGTGTAGTTGTTTTAGGATTTTATTATGGGGGATTCTTTATATCGATGAAGCCCCTGTTTTTTATTTATTAACGAAGCCTCTGTTTTGCTTATTTACATGAATGGTCCCTGGTATCTGTTCTAAACTGAATTTTCAATTAGCAGTGCTTTACCAGAATTTAATATTACAAAATCTCGGTTTAGAGGGGTTCTATTGATCTCTCAGATACGAATGAATTACTGTTGCTTCTAAAAAACCTGGGTTTACTTTGATGTATATACATCATATCTCTGTTAAGCTATTTCTAGCAGATAATGCTTATGGTCGTGCAAAACACGGTTTTGCACTATAGACTATACTACACTGTTCACATAGTGAGATTTGAAATAAGAGATGCGATGAGTGATATGAtggtaagctgctggagatagccttattGTAAACTTAACTCATTTTCCCCTTTTTTAAGGATATGCATGTTTTGAAATCTATATGCCTTAGTAAATCTTGATTTGATGGCAGATATTGAATCCCTTGAATCTGAAAGTGACACAAACGAGGATAAGAACTTAGAGAAAGCTCTTATATGGTACAATAAGTTTCTTGGTTTTCAAGTTGTTGGAGGAGAAGGTAATTGAAATCTTAGTGAGTCAATTAGTATATTAGATTGATGCAATAGCATCTGACACATGATTTTTTTTTTTGCAAGGCGTGAAATTTATGTTCAATAAAATTGATGTGCAAAGTCCTGACAAGGAGTGCTATTTTTGCGTAAAGCTTGTTGAAGGAAGATACACATGTGAGTTACAGGTTTTTAGTTGAGGCCTTTAGTTGAGCCATCTGATAGTTGTATTAGATGTCACATAATGTTGAAATTCCTTTACTTGTTGATAACAGTAGTACAATGTGTTCCCtctgtggatggcgctgaagAATTGGTGAAGGATCTTAACTGTAATAATGATCTTTACAAATTTGTGAGGGTCGTGAGAGACAGACTCCAGGCTGCTATAATCAGTGGTACGTCATGCTATATATTCCTATTACCTTTTTCTGTCCCATAGGAAAACTGCCTATAGTGTGGAACTTCAATCACCACATAGGTCCCAGGCTCAGGAGCAAACATGGTTTGGGTTTTGTTTCTTCGAAGTCTTTTGAACTTACATAGATATTTGGTGGTTTGTAAATGTAGCAACTAACTCATCATTATTATTCATTCAGAGCTATGGTTATGCTTTTTGCAGGAAATATGTTGTCAAGCTCATTTTGCGCTGACTTATCATCAATAACATCTTCATCATTCTCAGCGTCATCACTGGATTCCACAAGTGAAAACAACATTAATCGAAGTCAGTCAAAGAATCAGGAATGTCCAGTTAAAGGGCTAGCAAAATCACTTGCCATGTAGCAAAATCATCTGAATGTGGGAAGGAAACGGGATCTACACTTGATAGACAAGGGGATTCTCCATCTCGAGTTCCTGTTTGATCTGCCCAATAGCATTGGGATGTGGAGATCTGTACAGTAAAAGTTAAAGCACTTGTGGTGGACCCCTATGTTATGCACACTAGCAATAGCGACGATGTACAGTGTTGTCTGCTGATTGCATTTCTGACTCAAAAAACTGGCGCTGTACGTCAGTTTTGTATTACTAACAATGGTAATGTATAAGCGCTTGAGCATTTGTTTTCATCCATgtacttcactaaatgagaaatcTAGAGCAGCTTGATCCCATGGTAATTTAAAGCATTTGTTGTCATATATAATGAAGTAAATGGTGAATCCAAGGACAACAGGACATCATCACTCCACATTCATAAGCATGAAGAACCAAGTAGCGAGGACATACACATTTGGATCCAAAAAAATATTGGATAGCTGCTTTAACTAAACACCAACAAAATGACCATCCTAGATAGTTGAAGAAGAAAACATTCTTATTGGATAGTAATAGTTTACGGGGTGTAACATCAGTGGTCGTAGTATCAGTCAGTCCCCCCCACCCCTTGAGGAGGTCTCCTCTTTTTTCATACACCACCACCTCGTGTTGTCCTCCAAGGAAAACAGAAGGGGCTACATTTGTAACCAAGGAACAAAAAAGATTACGCGATCACAGATGTCTCGATTCCGGCTTTGCTCGAATTCCTCACATCTTCATCCTTCTCAGCTTCCTCCCACAGCTCCGGCAGTGCTTCCTTCATGTTGTGGAGGCTTTCCAAGGCATGGTCAGCACCCTTTTTCCGCTCAGATGTTCCAACCTGGTTGGCacattcattcattcattcatcAAAGTTCTCTATAGCATCAGTATGTTTACAGGGGAGATTGCTTACCAGGACAGTACACATTCCAATTTGCTTTGCAGCTTCAATGTTCCTGAAGCTGTCATCGAACAATATCTGAAGGAAAAGGTAGCATTACTATTTAACATACAAGAAAAAGGTAGCCCTCAGATCGTCCATGACGAGCAGGTAGGTGCTTACAGTTGTCTGTGGATTAATGGAGGCGACCTTGAGAGCCTGCAGCATGGCCTCCCTTGACGGTTTGCATAGGATAGGTGATTTTGGTAGCTGCACCGCGGGCTGTGGATGAGCCAGATGCTTCATTAGATCAAAGATTTCAAGTTCCTGAGCTGGgacaggaggaggaggagatgTCGGGTTCAGTGTCTCAAAGCACACGACTCCTTCGAAACAATCCTCAATGCCAAGCCTCTTGAGGGCCCTTGAAGCATGTGTTCTGTCACCGTTTGTGAACACCTATATAGAAACAAATACTAGAATTAAACAAAAGCCAAGCCAAGCCAGTATGGAGAAATGCCACGCCACGTACAAGTTTGCGAATGGGTAAGCTGAGGAGGATGTTCCTAAGCACAGGATCAGGCTTGATTTTGTCATAAGACAACCTCCCATGAACAAAGCTGCACAGGAATTAAGCGGGAGAACTATTAGGGAACCTGAAATGCAGATGGCAAACTTAAGAAAGCCGAATCTGAGTCCAGTACAGTACAGTACCTGTGGTAGTCATCGTAATCAAACTGGTACCCAACAGcctattatattttatttaataacAGAAGAGGGCAACCAAGATAGCAAGAAGCGATCAGGGCCAGGAAACAAACAAGAAAGAAGCAGTTACATATATAATTCTGGAACTGTGTAGTAGAGCACGCACCCTCAAGCCAGCCATGGTGGTTCCGTACTGCTTGTAGAGGAGGACGCATAGGTCCAAGCTTATGGCCTCGTCAACGCCGAGCTTGTGCACCATATAGTCTGTAAGAGCACCACTCTCATCAGCACGCAACAAGGAGGACATGGACTCGGGCTAGGGTGTATATGTACAATGTACTTGTACTACCTTGGATGTTCTTCTTTATGTCGGCAGCAATGCCGGAGTTGAACGGGTATAGTGTGTCATCGAGGTCTAGCAGAGGAGACAAGCAAAAGCAGCTGTTGATTGATCTGTGGTCCGTGCGATTGGCTGACGACCACGAGCGTTTTGCAATGAGGAGAGGAGGCTGTATTGTGTGTACGTACCGAAGAGGAGGCATTCGCATTTGAGGCTCTGGTCCTTGCTGTACTTGCCGTCGAGCTCCATTTCGATCCCGTGCTCTTTTTTTGTTTGGGGGATCTCTCTGGAACGGTGTGGTCTCGATCTAAGCAAAGAAGAAGTAGCAAGATCCCGGACGAAGGGGAGGGGAATGGCACACAGAATAAGTATTGTGTGTGGCGAGGAAGTGGAAGAGGAGAGATTTTTCCGTTACCAGATTAGTTTGAtttccgcggcggcggcggcggaagcggaagcaacagcaacagcaacagcgAAGGAGGAGGAAGAGGGCGACGACAACCTGCAGGCTGGGGAAGCGAGGGTGGGGGAGATCTGATCTGTTTTTTATAGGGTCCAGTCCAGTCCAGATGGCTCAAACAAAATCAGCATTGTGGTCGGTGGATTCCGCCGGCCATTGTTGGTTGATTCTTCACTTCACTTTCTTTTTTGTCAACGCACGAGGGGAGGGGAGAAGGGCACGCGATGCGTCCGTCGgtgcctcttcttgttgccgccgCGTGTGACGCTGCAATCGATCCACGCATCCTTCTTCCAGGACTCCTTGCGGCATGCCTGCCTGTCTGCCAACACAACACCACACTAGCAGCTCCAACCATGTCCTCAGATATTGTCAACAACTTGTGTTCTAGAGATGTCTAGCGGGAGGAGCAAGATAGAATCAGTGCACAGGTTAGTTACAGGCCAAATAGAGTACATCCCTTTCCAATACAGCTCGAAAGGAATCCACGGAAGGACCATCAGTCGTGAACATATAAAAGTAGTCACAAGTCTCGAAGCACCACTCTTTACCGTCGTTAGCACATATTTAAAAGATAAAAAAAAACTAAAATTATACACACATGAAGATTTAAACTATGATTCTTAATTCTAAacacatttatttatttatttactatATTAACCGCGGGAGCAAAAGTAAACGCAGAGGACATCCACGTGGCTCCGTCTTCAATTCACCATCCAATTATCTTCGAACGGCCAACAGCGGCCTCACCACCACGCACTGCACGCTATGACCTTGAAGCATCGGACGCCTTCCACTTTCTTCTACACGCTGCACGTGGGTGTCCGCCGTAGCTGTATTTATGGCGACTCAAGCGAGGCCCTACTTGCACACGGCGCGCGAGCGACGCGGCCACGCCACACACCCCTTGCTTTCCTCCACGATGCGGTCGGACACCGCGACCACCCGCATGGCAGCCTCCGTGGCCTACCTGTCCGCTCTCCGCAGCAAGGACGCCACAGTCTCCGCGGGTCCGAGCCAACACATTCTTGTCGTGTACACATCGTCGTCGGAGAGGAAAGTCGCGAGCTTTCGGAGCGGGAGGCAGGATCAGCGACCTAGCGGAGGAGCTCGGTCGCCGTCGTGGCCGTGGACATCCAACTAGATGGGGGCATCAGAACAGGTTGGGCACCTTCACCTCCAGCCTCCAGGCACTGCTACTTCGCCGAAAGCCGCCCGTTCATCTCACACCTCCTATGGATCGATTTGTGGATTTCTGGCTTACACAGCAATGCAGTGGGCAATGGCACTACGACAGACAAAGAGAAGTGCAAGAGAGAAGTGGGAGGTCGCCTCCATTAATGCCTGGCCTCTTGCGAGTAGCACTATAGTCCCACTACGCTTCAACCTGCTAGGAGCTCAAATACAATTAATCGACTGGTTCCCACCATTTTAAGAAAGTATTTAACAACAAAATTATTTTATTTCTTTAGATATTTCAACTTATTTTAACCAATAAAGAAAAAAAAGTTTAGTGTTCGATACACCAACAACTTGGTAATATAGCTATTTTGCAGACAAATATATACAAGCATTAAAAAAGGTACAGATTTAACTTTTCTTTGAAGTCAGAAAATAATAAGCTTCGTATTTACCACTATGCGAAACCCATACAGACCCAAGAAAGGAGCACTACATATTAGGAAAGAGGATAATGATCTCCATAAAGATTAGACATAATCGTAGAAGGCATTGCATATTTTGTTATTTTTATCTGGATTGTGCGCCCTTTAAGACCAATATTTTATTGTATTAAGAAATTTGTATATC of Zea mays cultivar B73 chromosome 8, Zm-B73-REFERENCE-NAM-5.0, whole genome shotgun sequence contains these proteins:
- the LOC100283872 gene encoding uncharacterized protein LOC100283872 — translated: MELDGKYSKDQSLKCECLLFDLDDTLYPFNSGIAADIKKNIQDYMVHKLGVDEAISLDLCVLLYKQYGTTMAGLRAVGYQFDYDDYHSFVHGRLSYDKIKPDPVLRNILLSLPIRKLVFTNGDRTHASRALKRLGIEDCFEGVVCFETLNPTSPPPPVPAQELEIFDLMKHLAHPQPAVQLPKSPILCKPSREAMLQALKVASINPQTTILFDDSFRNIEAAKQIGMCTVLVGTSERKKGADHALESLHNMKEALPELWEEAEKDEDVRNSSKAGIETSVIA
- the LOC100382442 gene encoding uncharacterized protein LOC100382442 codes for the protein MGASEQVGHLHLQPPGTATSPKAARSSHTSYGSICGFLAYTAMQWAMALRQTKRSAREKWEVASINAWPLASSTIVPLRFNLLGAQIQLIDWFPPF
- the LOC100280185 gene encoding Kinetochore protein SPC25 homolog-like, with product MADAAADLRRRMKEQRAAIQRRFIDSRNWAAAASSAFSAALLEARSIANQTVSNRAKLSEQKQHLRKLESDLAQALSVQTSRRSKHNLMTESILKTTATNEQLTHLVTGRRATRDECMNAISIQLKDIESLESESDTNEDKNLEKALIWYNKFLGFQVVGGEGVKFMFNKIDVQSPDKECYFCVKLVEGRYTLVQCVPSVDGAEELVKDLNCNNDLYKFVRVVRDRLQAAIISGNMLSSSFCADLSSITSSSFSASSLDSTSENNINRSQSKNQECPVKGLAKSLAM